In Oryza brachyantha chromosome 2, ObraRS2, whole genome shotgun sequence, a single window of DNA contains:
- the LOC102714613 gene encoding 3-ketoacyl-CoA synthase 11-like, protein MDSTAAPANNGDGGAAASPPTTSRRRMPDFQQSVRLKYVKLGYHYLISNGVYLLLTPLIVPVAVHLTTLSAGDVADLWAHLRFNLISVVACSTLLVFLATVYFLTRPRPVYLVDFACYKPPPERRCSRDTFMRCSRLAGCFTADSLEFQRKIIERSGLGDDTYLPAAVLRVPPNPCMAEARLEAEAVMFGAVDDLLRKTGVSAKDIGVLVVNCSLFNPTPSLSAMVVNHYKLRGNITSYNLGGMGCSAGLLAIDLAKDLLQVHPNTYALVISTENITLNWYAGNDRSKLVSNCLFRMGGAAILLSNRRPEKARSKYELVHTVRTHKGGDDKCFACVTQEEDGDGNVGVSLSRDLMAVAGDALKTNITTLGPLVLPLSEQLLFAATLAARKLRISPKIRPYIPDFKLAFEHFCIHAGGRAVLDEIEKNLQLSEWHMEPSRMALHRFGNTSSSSLWYELAYSEAKGRIGRGDRVWQIAFGSGFKCNSAVWRALRPVNPAEELEKKNPWMDEIHRFPVAVPKVSRVSAD, encoded by the coding sequence ATGgacagcacggcggcgccagcgaacaacggcgacggcggggcagccgcctcgccgccgacgacgtcgcggcggcgcatgCCGGACTTCCAGCAGTCGGTGCGGCTCAAGTACGTGAAGCTCGGGTACCACTACCTCATCTCCAACGGCGTGTACCTCCTGCTGACGCCGCTCAtcgtccccgtcgccgtccaccTCACCACGCtctccgccggcgacgtcgctgACCTCTGGGCGCACCTCCGCTTCAACCTCATCTCCGTCGTGGCCTGCTCCACCCTCCTCGTGTTCCTCGCCACCGTCTACTTCctgacccgcccgcgccccgTCTACCTCGTCGACTTCGCCTGCTacaagccgccgccggagcgccggTGCAGCCGCGACACCTTCATGCGCTGCTCCAGGCTCGCCGGCTGCTTCACCGCCGACAGCCTCGAGTTCCAGCGCAAGATCATCGAGCGGTCGGGCCTCGGCGACGACACctacctccccgccgccgtgctccggGTGCCGCCCAACCCGTGCATGGCGGAGGCGCGGCTCGAGGCGGAGGCCGTCATGTtcggcgccgtcgacgacctccTCCGCAAGACGGGCGTGAGCGCCAAGGACATCGGCGTCCTCGTCGTCAACTGCAGCCTGTTCAacccgacgccgtcgctgtccGCCATGGTGGTGAACCACTACAAGCTCCGCGGCAACATCACCAGCTACAACCTGGGGGGCATGGGCTGCAGCGCCGGCCTGCTCGCCATCGATCTCGCCAAGGACCTCCTCCAGGTGCACCCCAACACGTACGCGCTGGTGATCAGCACGGAGAACATCACCCTCAACTGGTACGCCGGCAACGACCGCTCGAAGCTCGTGTCCAACTGCCTCTTCCGgatgggcggcgcggcgatccTGCTGTCGAACCGGCGGCCGGAGAAGGCGAGGTCCAAGTACGAGCTGGTGCACACGGTGCGCACCCAcaagggcggcgacgacaagtGCTTCGCGTGCGTCAcccaggaggaggacggcgacggcaacgtCGGCGTCTCGCTGTCCAGGGACCTcatggcggtggccggcgacgcGCTGAAGACGAACATCACCACCCTCGGCCCGCTCGTGCTGCCGCTGTCGGAGCAGCTGCTGTTCGCCGCGACGCTGGCCGCCAGGAAGCTTCGCATCTCCCCCAAGATCAGGCCGTACATCCCGGACTTCAAGCTCGCCTTCGAGCACTTCTGCAtccacgccggcggccgcgcggtGCTGGACGAGATCGAGAAGAACCTGCAGCTCAGCGAGTGGCATATGGAGCCCTCCCGGATGGCGCTGCACCGGTTCGGCAACACGTCGAGCAGCTCGCTGTGGTACGAGCTCGCGTACAGCGAGGCGAAGGGGAGGATCGGGAGGGGGGACAGGGTGTGGCAGATCGCCTTCGGCTCGGGGTTCAAGTGCAACAGCGCCGTGTGGAGGGCGCTCCGGCCGGTGAACCCGGCGGAGGAGCTGGAGAAGAAGAACCCCTGGATGGATGAGATCCACAGGTTCCCCGTCGCTGTTCCCAAGGTTTCTAGGGTTTCGGCCGACTAA
- the LOC102714344 gene encoding serine-threonine kinase receptor-associated protein, which yields MDRKKAGVPLVCHGHSRPVVDLFYSPVTPDGCFLISASKDSNPMIRNGDTGDWIGTFEGHKGAVWSCCLDANALRAASGSADFSAKVWDALTGEELHSFEHKHIVRACAFSEDTRLLLTGGLEKILRIYDMNRPDAAPREIDKSPGSVRTVAWLHSDQSILSCCTDMGGVRLWDVRSGKIVQTLETNAPVTSAEVSQDGRYIITADGSSVKFWDANYFGLVKSYNMSCNVESASLEPKYGNKFIAGGEDMWVHVFDFFTGEEITCNKGHHGPVHCVRFAPGGESYASGSEDGTIRIWQLGPANSDEQESPPPPDGSGKLKATASDAARKIEGFHLPKDGQQPEG from the exons atggACAGGAAGAAGGCGGGGGTGCCGCTCGTGTGCCACGGCCACTCGCGGCCGGTGGTGGACCTCTTCTACAGCCCCGTCACGCCCGACGGGTGCTTCCTCATCAGCGCGAGCAAGG ACTCAAACCCAATGATTCGCAATGGTGATACTGGAGATTGGATTGGGACTTTTGAAGGTCACAAAGGTGCTGTTTGGAGCTGTTGCCTCGACGCCAATGCTCTGCGTGCCGCCTCTGGTTCTGCTGACTTCTCAGC TAAAGTATGGGATGCTCTAACTGGTGAAGAGCTTCACTCCTTCGAACACAAGCACATTGTTCGTGCATGCGCTTTTTCTGAG GACACTCGCCTGTTACTTACTGGAGGTCTTGAGAAAATTTTACGTATATATGATATGAACCGCCCAGATGCAGCCCCAAGAGAGATCGACAAATCTCCTGGTTCTGTCAGAACTGTTGCTTGGCTTCATAGTGACCAATCTATATTAAGTTGCTGCACTGATATGGGGGGCGTAAG GTTGTGGGATGTAAGGAGTGGAAAAATTGTTCAAACCCTTGAAACCAATGCACCTGTTACTAGTGCAGAAGTAAGTCAAGACGGTCGGTACATCATTACAGCTGATGgttctagtgtaaaattttgggatGCAAATTA CTTTGGACTTGTTAAGAGCTATAATATGTCATGCAATGTGGAATCAGCTTCCCTTGAACCAAAGTATGGTAACAAATTCATTGCTGGTGGAGAagacatgtgggtccatgTCTTTGATTTCTTTACTGGGGAAGAAATAA CCTGCAACAAAGGTCACCACGGTCCTGTCCACTGCGTTCGGTTTGCTCCTGGTGGTGAGTCGTATGCATCAGGATCAGAAGATGGAACCATTCGAATCTGGCAGCTGGGCCCTGCTAACAGTGACGAGcaggagtcgccgccgccgccggatggAAGCGGGAAGCTGAAGGCTACGGCGAGTGATGCCGCGAGGAAGATCGAAGGCTTTCACCTCCCCAAGGACGGGCAGCAGCCTGAGGGATAG